The following proteins are encoded in a genomic region of Phaeodactylum tricornutum CCAP 1055/1 chromosome 1, whole genome shotgun sequence:
- a CDS encoding predicted protein, producing the protein MARVRKATGPTRKGATETVPEERVEEETPFEAVESSSKDSDNETQPSSMGDDNDSQSEIESYKIDTDIDFKYNPNFFEDKKALEIYRARLRAFATWLRSQPDNVNITQEWTIPVMQLEMQMKAQASPFGTSETNKTDKSVSSLVPDPFDGTQKKWLAFRYSFEAWAGASGQSFDACISHDSERYSRSEPTATYNDINDEPDSFKYDWNVKSVRNSNIFFMLKSLTSGGDAWGLIEPYEVSKNGRHAWITLCAFYEGASQVGLTTEEARTTILTAKYTGQSRNFTFTKYVQKHLTGNNILARNKEAYTDSQKTNFFLQGIVDPELMAFKAAAEANLNEWKFERVVTYMRTQAAKLTSKDGKDSRNIRQATGLSKNRNNKNNRRKRSEYQSQGKGNKESGKGNNAPSTQLRKDIWDELSPEIKDAIKAAKRRASTDPRTAKRAKTSSTDNSNASVESYSPDLRSMSTEIFKADGDKDLASGQPEANDTPLHLELEDTLKKPTYGAGTLFGRSADRVSFNRMVCSSEENKVTPWRMSELRLADATIRRICKNRTRNPTGRSTWGEAAIDTGADTICIGSGYTVLAHTVVTAATAYDYDDGTTVILVFHEALNLGPTQSTSLINLNQIRHAGHQTDDIPKFLSQGKSLHGIETIDGDYIPFALKGRTSLLYSRVPTRHELENCLHIDLTSDQPWDPNSKDWEDNEQRYTRHDRQRNARYTATDNEDEENFYHGYFSLPDSKEFPVLPANNNVMNPHDVVREIKYATARVSKSSPRDLDVDRDKLRRILGHVPMEVVDRTLEATTQLAERSGKMPLHRRFKTKFEQLRYRRLKCTLYSDTFKSTVKSSRGHTHTQGFVCGDSYFVYHFLMKAESEADQGLASIIQDIGIPAQIHTDNAKVETLSKWKKITSGHWIKVTVTEPYSPWQNRCEHEFGAVRIQTRLVMETTQCPEQLWDYAITYVVIVRNNTARKALNWQTPLTVMTGDTSDISELLDFEFYEPVQYFDNPEIKFPQAKAKVGRWLGIATNVGQAMCYYVLTDKGTVITRSTVTPLHKVDSTALQTSLTAFDAMIREIYQPTDFAHSTKKQAASLRRDEAMKVARKTGEPEDPGVRNRHVLYDLNEGADHDQVEPGLSVDDYYGNDDEKESGSSDLLVGSEVLLTKGGIQHLDKVTKRDKNGQPKGSNETTNYVVEFNDGTEEIHGYNALLDAVYKQILLTIKGAHVAAEDERKVGSSVLNGPMVNTPGSLLPL; encoded by the exons ATGGCCCGAGTTCGCAAGGCAACCGGTCCTACCCGGAAGGGAGCGACCGAAACGGTGCCGGAGGAGcgagtggaagaagaaacgcccTTTGAGGCCGTTGAGTCGTCGTCCAAggacagtgacaatgagacGCAACCATCGTCCATGGGCGATGACAATGACTCACAGTCTGAGATCGAGTCGTACAAGATTGATACCGACATTGATTTCAAGTACAACCCAAACTTTTTTgaggacaagaaagcccTTGAAA tttACAGGGCTCGCCTACGGGCATTTGCTACATGGTTACGTAGTCAACCCGACAACGTAAATATTACCCAAGaatggacaattccagtTATGCAATTGGAAATGCAGATGAAGGCGCAAGCGTCTCCATTTGGAACCTCcgagaccaacaaaacagacaAGTCAGTCTCCAGTCTGGTGCCTGATCCCTTTGATGGTACACAGAAGAAGTGGCTCGCCTTTCGATACAGTTTTGAGGCATGGGCCGGAGCAAGTGGGCAATCTTTTGATGCCTGCATCTCACATGACTCGGAGCGATATTCCCGTTCAGAACCAACAGCGACCTACAATGACATCAATGACGAACCTGATTCATTTAAATATGACTGGAACGTTAAGTCAGTTCGCAATTCAAATATCTTTTTTATGCTCAAGTCGCTCACGAGCGGGGGAGATGCATGGGGCCTTATCGAACCTTACGAGGTTTCAAAAAATGGCCGTCATGCCTGGATCACCTTGTGTGCGTTCTATGAAGGAGCCAGTCAGGTGGGCTTAACCACGGAAGAAGCTCGCACTACAATTCTGACAGCGAAGTATACCGGACAATCCCGGAACTTCACTTTTACCAAGTATGTTCAAAAGCATCTTACTGGTAACAACATATTGGCTCGCAACAAAGAGGCCTACACGGACTCACAgaaaacaaactttttccTACAGGGAATTGTTGATCCTGAACTTATGGCATTCAAGGCAGCTGCTGAAGCTAACCTAAATGAATGGAAGTTCGAACGCGTTGTCACGTACATGCGTACTCAAGCCGCCAAGCTCACGAGCAAGGACGGTAAGGATTCCCGAAACATTCGTCAGGCTACGGGCTTGTCGAAAAACaggaacaacaaaaacaaccgGCGCAAGCGCTCggaataccaaagccaaggcaaaGGTAACAAAGAGTCgggcaaaggaaacaatgctCCTAGTACTCAACTCCGCAAGGACATCTGGGATGAATTGTCTCCCGAGATAAAggatgccatcaaagcgGCAAAGCGTAGAGCGTCTACGGACCCGCGCACGGCTAAAAGAGCCAAGACTAGTAGTACGGATAACTCTAACGCAAGCGTTGAGTCCTACTCGCCTGATTTAAGGTCAATGTCTACTGAAATATTTAAAGCAGATGGTGACAAGGACTTGGCTTCAGGCCAGCCTGAGGCGAACGATACACCACTTCATTTGGAACTTGAAGATACGCTTAAGAAACCTACATATGGAGCAGGTACCCTATTTGGGCGATCTGCTGACAGGGTCTCCTTTAATCGTATGGTATGCAGTtcagaagaaaacaaagtcaCTCCTTGGCGCATGTCAGAACTACGGCTTGCGGATGCAACAATAAGACGCATTTGTAAGAATCGCACACGAAATCCTACCGGCCGTTCAACATGGGGCGAAGCTGCCATTGATACTGGTGCCGACACAATTTGCATTGGTTCAGGCTATACTGTACTTGCTCATACAG TTGTGACGGCTGCTACAGCATATGACTACGATGACGGAACCACCGTTATTCTGGTTTTCCATGAAGCTTTGAATCTTGGGCCTACACAGTCCACATCTCTCATCAACTTGAATCAGATTCGGCACGCCGGACATCAGACTGATGACATTCCGAAGTTTTTATCCCAAGGGAAATCTCTTCACGGAATTGAAACAATTGATGGCGACTACATTCCTTTTGCATTGAAGGGACGCACATCATTGTTGTACTCACGAGTACCTACTCGCCATGAGCTTGAGAACTGCCTGCACATTGATCTTACATCTGATCAACCCTGGGATCCAAACAGCAAAGACTGGGAGGATAATGAGCAGCGCTACACGCGTCATGaccgacaacggaatgcACGCTATACCGCAACTGATAATGAGGATGAGGAGAACTTTTACCATGGGTATTTCTCTCTCCCTGACTCTAAGGAGTTCCCGGTTCTACCGGCAAACAATAATGTTATGAACCCACATGATGTCGTACGCGAGATCAAATATGCTACTGCacgggtttcaaaatctagcCCACGGGATCTAGATGTCGATCGAGACAAACTTCGCCGCATCCTGGGACATGTTCCTATGGAAGTAGTTGACCGAACACTGGAAGCTACAACACAACTTGCGGAACGCTCTGGCAAAATGCCACTGCATCGACGTTTTAAAACGAAGTTTGAACAATTGCGATACCGCCGGTTGAAGTGTACGTTATATAGCGACACTTTCAAATCTACTGTTAAATCCTCCCGAGGACACACGCATACCCAAGGGTTTGTATGTGGTGATTCTTACTTTGTATACCACTTTCTTATGaaagcggaatccgaagCAGACCAAGGTCTTGCGTCAATTATACAAGATATAGGAATTCCGGCACAAATTCACACCGACaacgcaaaagtggaaaccttaagcaaatggaagaaaatcacTTCCGGTCACTGGAtaaaagtcacagtcacggaaCCATACTCACCGTGGCAAAACcgttgcgaacacgaattcgGTGCGGTTCGGATCCAGACACGACTTGTTATggaaacgacacaatgtCCAGAACAGCTTTGGGACTACGCCATTACCTACGTGGTAATTGTGCGTAATAATACCGCTCGCAAAGCCTTAAATTGGCAAACGCCCTTAACGGTTATGACAGGTGACACGAGCGATATTTCAGAATTGTTGGATTTCGAGTTCTACGAACCGgtacaatattttgacaatcctgaAATTAAATTTCCACAAGCTAAGGCTAAAGTTGGTCGGTGGCTTGGTATTGCAacaaatgttggacaagctATGTGCTACTATGTCCTAACAGACAAAGGAACCGTGATAACGCGTTCCACAGTCACACCACTTCACAAAGTTGATTCGACTGCTTTGCAAACCTCTCTTACAGCTTTTGATGCTATGATAAGGGAGATTTATCAGCCTACTGATTTTGCTCACAGCACTAAAAAGCAAGCTGCCTCGTTACGACGAgatgaagcaatgaaggtTGCCAGAAAAACTGGTGAACCTGAAGATCCAGGAGTCCGTAATAGACATGTTCTGTATGACTTAAATGAGGGAGCCGACCATGACCAAGTGGAACCAGGACTATCAGTTGATGATTACTAcggtaacgacgacgaaaaagagtctGGTTCGTCGGATCTCCTTGTCGGCAGCGAAGTACTCCTTACTAAGGGAGGTATACAACATCTAGACAAAGTCACCAAGCGTGATAAAAATGGCCAGCCCAAGGgctcaaacgaaacaaccaattATGTTGTTGAGTTCAATGATGGTactgaagagattcatggatacAATGCTCTGCTTGACGCTGTGTATAAGCaa atattgttgaCCATCAAAGGCGCCCACGTGGCGGCcgaggacgaacgaaaggTTGGTTCCTCCGTGTTAAATGGGCCAATGGTGAATACACCTGGGAGCCTCTTACCTctttaa
- a CDS encoding predicted protein — protein MMDVDISHAFRRPGNKRQISTDAFQTISWTLSFVGLKTRLTVTPRANVSVIVSSGNREKLGTASLVHHVMLEYRERKEHCVGKGSSCFCFSSNFIPRSIMSDTAAFFANKKKKKKAFKFNANLVDASSVAATAHIDAPALSTDHDPNDAPAHRASEASSASAPAAAAEQWDDEALAVSIGTRKASTAAASTSGAEVLDMKSLEISRKDDHNIAEKLRVQETKAQLAAAREGMERQAAKLKEEKEMKEAKKTAVAPRFTAAAGRSGGTWVAPHLRAGAGGSLARRLGGSTGVLGQKLDVQDEQLFPDLAAAGKILEQKEKEQQHLKAPKKTPVGGGATWASKKALPKKEESKDDPGSHSQSNSEVPEPQVKPVPTATPVVKPVVSKPTKEKKKKKDLSTFKPTSS, from the exons ATGATGGATGTGGATATTTCTCATGCTTTCAGACGACCCGGAAACAAACGTCAGATTTCGACGGATGCTTTCCAGACGATATCTTGGACTCTCTCATTTGTTGGGCTGAAAACCcgtctgactgtgacgccCAGAGCAAACGTGTCCGTAATTGTTTCGTCCGGCAACCGAGAAAAATTGGGAACGGCTAGCCTGGTGCACCATGTTATGCTGGAATACAGGGAGCGGAAAGAGCATTGTGTCGGTAAAGGGTCGTCCTGCTTCTGTTTTTCATCTAATTTTATCCCGAGATCCATCATGTCGGACACTGCTGCATTTTTCgccaacaagaagaagaagaaaaaggccttCAAGTTCAACGCAAACTTGGTCGACGCATCCTCCGTTGCAGCGACAGCTCATAT AGACGCTCCTGCACTTTCTACCGATCACGATCCGAACGATGCTCCGGCGCACCGCGCTTCGGAAGCATCCTCGGCCTCGGCTCCGGCAGCCGCGGCGGAGCAGTGGGATGACGAAGCACTCGCAGTATCTATCGGTACTCGCAAAGCGAGTACGGCGGCCGCATCCACCAGTGGTGCCGAAGTCCTCGACATGAAATCGCTCGAAATATCCCGCAAGGACGACCACAATATTGCCGAAAAGCTGCGTGTCCAGGAAACCAAGGCACAGCTGGCAGCGGCACGGGAAGGTATGGAGCGACAGGCAGCGAAAttgaaagaggaaaaggaaatgaaagaaGCGAAAAAAACGGCGGTGGCCCCGCGATTTACCGCTGCGGCTGGCCGCAGTGGCGGTACCTGGGTAGCACCCCACTTACGTGCCGGTGCGGGTGGCTCATTGGCGCGACGACTTGGCGGGTCCACCGGGGTATTAGGTCAAAAGCTAGATGTTCAAGATGAGCAACTCTTTCCAGACTTGGCAGCGGCAGGAAAAATTCTGgagcaaaaggaaaaagagcaacaacACTTAAAGGCGCCGAAGAAAACGCCTGTTGGTGGAGGCGCCACTTGGGCTTCAAAGAAAGCGCTGCCGAAGAAGGAAGAGAGTAAGGACGATCCAggatctcacagtcaatcaaattCAGAAGTACCGGAGCCCCAAGTCAAGCCTGTCCCTACTGCAACTCCAGTTGTGAAGCCCGTGGTGTCGAAGCCAACaaaggagaaaaagaagaagaaagactTGTCAACTTTCAAACCTACTTCTTCCTAA
- the NDK1 gene encoding nucleoside diphosphate kinase 1 (homolog to mammalian NDK1) produces MSASERTYIMIKPDGIQRGIVGNIVNRFETKGYKLVAMKTKQATSELLETHYKDLVDKPFFPKLKEYMMSGPVVSMVWEGKEAVSTGRKMLGATNPLESAPGTIRGDFCIEVGRNICHGSDSVENAEKEIALWFEEDEILDWESHSKDWIYE; encoded by the exons ATGTCAGCCTCTGAGCGAACCTACATTATG ATTAAACCCGACGGAATCCAACGCGGCATCGTTGGCAATATTGTCAACCGTTTCGAAACGAAGGGCTACAAATTGGTCGCCATGAAAACCAAACAGGCTACTAGCGAGTTGCTCGAAACGCACTACAAAGATCTGGTGGACAAGCCGTTCTTCCCCAAACTCAAGGAGTACATGATGTCGGGACCGGTCGTCAGTATGGTGTGGGAAGGCAAGGAAGCCGTCAGTACGGGACGTAAAATGTTAGGTGCCACCAATCCGCTAGAGTCTGCGCCAGGAACCATTCGTGGGGACTTTTGCATCGAAGTGGGACGTAACATCTGCCACGGTAGTGATTCAGTGGAGAACGCCgagaaagaaattgctttgtggttcgaagaagatgaaatCTTGGACTGGGAAAGTCATTCCAAGGATTGGATCTATGAGTAG
- a CDS encoding predicted protein: protein MFARFLAEEHLDEDHHDEEHHDDDKPWGDTRILPAFAAGALLAAAVFLMIPESLELLGGGHEDHEEESTSEFLNSTVEDDHNSTSDADHSHFRRFLEAEGELSSHGAGPTWKFGASLLAGLLMPILLTAIFPVPDIEDCDVCEKLQENEDSALSPAAAETVREQNEEANSDKANTEDKTTMDDGCDAGACGHPSHVNKADDGTDDSEVSVNKLDKSKSALPLQGHAINWGLASSILLGDAFHNFCDGLFIGNAFLLCSREVAYTIVATTIYHEFAQELADFALLVHHCGLGRVRALLLNFVSGLSVLIGALIILASDLSDQATGSILAISAGVYIYIAASECIPRIQAKRKTIKDTLIFVLCFATGAVPIGLVLLNHGHCEAGHDHEEEDH from the exons ATGTTTGCCAGATTTCTTGCCGAAGAGCACCTGGATGAGGATCATCACGATGAGGAACATCACGACGACGATAAGCCTTGGGGCGAT ACCAGGATCCTTCCGGCTTTCGCGGCAGGAGCTTTATTAGCGGCCGCCGTTTTCTTGATGATTCCGGAGAGCTTGGAATTGCTGGGTGGCGGACACGAGGACCACGAAGAAGAATCTACTTCGGAATTCCTCAATAGTACTGTCGAGGACGATCACAACAGCACATCAGATGCGGACCACTCACATTTCCGACGCTTCCTGGAAGCAGAAGGAGAACTATCGTCGCATGGAGCTGGGCCTACGTGGAAATTCGGTGCTTCTCTATTGGCTGGGCTTCTGATGCCTATTTTACTCACCGCTATATTCCCAGTACCTGATATCGAGGATTGTGATGTATGCGAGAAGCttcaagaaaatgaagattCTGCGCTATCTCCTGCCGCGGCGGAGACCGTGCGAGAACAAAACGAGGAAGCGAACAGTGATAAAGCCAATACCGAAGACAAGACCACAATGGACGATGGTTGTGATGCTGGCGCGTGTGGCCACCCTAGTCACGTAAACAAGGCCGACGATGGAACCGACGATTCGGAAGTATCGGTCAACAAACTAGACAAGTCTAAATCGGCTCTGCCACTCCAAGGGCACGCAATCAACTGGGGTCTTGCCAGTAGTATTCTGCTCGGGGACGCTTTCCACAACTTTTGTGATGGTCTCTTTATCGGCAACGCATTTTTGCTGTGTAGCCGAGAAGTTGCGTATACAATTGTTGCTACCACCATTTATCATGAATTTGCTCAGGAACTAGCAGACTTTGCACTTCTTGTTCATCATTGTGGCTTGGGTCGTGTTCGAGCTTTGTTGCTCAACTTTGTTTCGGGCCTTTCTGTTCTTATTGGTGCACTGATTATTCTAGCGTCCGATCTATCAGATCAAGCAACCGGTTCTATCTTGGCTATTTCTGCAGGTGTTTACATCTATATTGCTGCTTCTGAATGTATTCCTCGTATTCAAGCGAAACGCAAGACCATCAAGGACACTCTCATCTTTGTCTTGTGCTTTGCGACCGGTGCAGTTCCGATTGGTTTGGTTCTTCTTAACCACGGTCATTGCGAGGCTGGCCATGatcatgaagaagaggatcACTAG
- a CDS encoding predicted protein: MWLYVVAARKACFHSSRRFGRSDALLGAAYNGADRFAGGNLVITEKDRSSLSRHRSASFSSQSSGGGRGNNRNGGRGYGGRGTGRGNSNNRNQPYQKPRDPSNRSQNFDERVLQPAARGELFNKHDSGIPRLAARKNKARLDPVRHRDKNQVYQDTEDEWLSELGLNSGDGGRRQQVEAMQAGMLEEDDDDDDNIFGPTSDDDYFDYSLIDENKYFWSEEEVEQVVEPLDDDDLDENGEFEMEYLEKDSKFPGLPFEDDSDIGLDPDADRMERKEIEDETRGRGNFRTGGARDEPMSGDPESNFFSNQFDAVTAAAMPDSNFQDKLPDKSEELKILPLRNTGPGFDDFLEAMTNHPAEYAKTEYLNEHADSRREPKPYFGKDRLNPPLTFVERYSRFLYVSGLPPLFVHEELGNLENTVHSKMMQKTIGELAGVDSSQVFPASITSGFVGFHSPKELAFVLEKGPSEKVRMGEPRLSKYQPSEHEPEFTKLKPECIVQLSQFCPGHSSASLLQELFPEGTEVKTIYGDVKPEDIYFLSPSTALIRFSSEEEANSAVESMMIQDRLQELGKFPVRFFRARRELVHIGFGGSANLNERRRQGPRLILDTEMPPKNFYISHANTIHVKNLDVSTTKEEISKAFQPFCEMRRDIKNSVELLLCEGGLPTGEAYVGFDLPGEAEACIKAGSGRIDIGNRLAVMRLVKDRKVPNRPELAPQKRLARSEEELLEDLHGWERYVDPADIKLLEEGGVPRSFLNEALRGIRYTNPTFGSLDLAIRSEAIQPDLAAGELYKNLVQEYVATLIECLSTRDDVGEPYKSLHFPDEPIDLSIFDAEEKRQKELEERRANPI; this comes from the coding sequence ATGTGGTTGTATGTGGTTGCAGCACGAAAGGCTTGCTTTCATTCCAGCAGGCGGTTTGGCCGTTCCGATGCGCTTCTCGGAGCTGCTTATAACGGTGCCGATCGTTTCGCTGGTGGAAATTTGGTCATCACGGAGAAGGACCGATCTTCTCTTTCGCGACATCGAAGTGCGAGCTTTTCCTCCCAGTCTTCTGGAGGCGGTCGCGGAAACAACCGGAATGGTGGTAGGGGTTACGGCGGGCGTGGTACAGGTCGtggcaacagcaacaatcgTAACCAACCCTACCAAAAGCCTCGTGATCCGAGCAATCGCTCACAGAATTTTGACGAGCGCGTGCTACAGCCCGCTGCCCGTGGTGAGCTTTTTAACAAACATGATTCGGGTATTCCTCGATTGGCAGCGCGGAAAAACAAGGCCCGCTTAGATCCCGTCAGGCATCGTGACAAGAATCAAGTGTACCAAGATACGGAAGATGAATGGCTGAGTGAATTGGGCCTAAACAGCGGGGATGGAGGCCGTCGCCAGCAAGTGGAAGCGATGCAAGCGGGCATGCtagaagaagacgatgatgatgatgacaataTTTTCGGACCGACCTCGGATGATGATTACTTTGACTATAGTTTGATTGACGAAAACAAGTACTTTTGGAGTgaagaagaagtcgaacAAGTCGTAGAGCCTTtagacgacgacgatctaGATGAGAatggtgaatttgaaatGGAGTATCTGGAAAAGGATTCCAAGTTTCCAGGTTTGCCTTTTGAAGACGATAGCGATATAGGTTTGGACCCCGATGCAGATAGAATGGAACGTAAGGAAATCGAAGATGAAACCAGAGGCCGCGGTAATTTCAGGACGGGTGGAGCACGCGATGAGCCCATGTCTGGCGATCCAGAATCCAATTTTTTCTCAAATCAATTTGACGCGGTGACCGCAGCTGCAATGCCAGATAGCAATTTTCAGGATAAACTGCCCGACAAATCCGAGGAATTGAAAATTCTACCCTTGCGGAACACAGGGCCCGGCTTCGACGACTTCTTAGAGGCCATGACGAATCATCCAGCAGAATATGCGAAGACCGAGTATCTCAACGAACACGCTGATAGTCGTCGCGAGCCCAAACCTTACTTTGGGAAAGATCGCCTCAACCCTCCGCTGACTTTTGTGGAACGATATTCTCGTTTTTTGTACGTCTCAGGTCTACCACCATTGTTCGTTCATGAAGAATTAGGAAATTTGGAAAACACTGTTCACAGCAAAATGATGCAAAAAACCATTGGAGAGCTTGCAGGAGTGGATTCGAGCCAGGTATTTCCCGCTAGTATAACCTCAGGATTTGTCGGCTTTCACTCGCCAAAAGAACTTGCCTTTGTACTGGAAAAGGGACCCAGTGAGAAAGTCAGGATGGGCGAGCCACGTCTTTCGAAGTATCAGCCTTCCGAACACGAACCTGAATTTACGAAATTAAAACCAGAGTGCATTGTGCAATTAAGCCAATTCTGCCCGGGTCATTCATCTGCCTCTTTACTGCAAGAGCTTTTTCCAGAAGGCACCGAAGTGAAGACAATTTACGGTGACGTCAAACCCGAAGATATCTACTTCTTGTCCCCGTCGACGGCTTTGATCCGCTTCTCATCGGAGGAAGAGGCGAATTCGGCCGTGGAATCAATGATGATTCAAGACCGCCTTCAAGAACTTGGAAAATTTCCCGTCCGTTTCTTTCGTGCTCGTCGAGAGCTGGTCCATATTGGCTTCGGGGGTTCAGCGAACTTAAACGAAAGGCGTCGCCAAGGTCCACGCTTGATTTTGGACACTGAAATGCCCCCTAAAAACTTTTATATTTCACATGCGAATACGATTCATGTCAAGAATCTCGATGTGTCAACTACTAAAGAAGAAATATCGAAGGCATTTCAGCCTTTTTGCGAAATGCGGCGCGACATCAAGAATTCTGTTGAGTTGCTGTTGTGCGAAGGTGGTCTACCGACTGGAGAGGCGTACGTTGGTTTTGATTTACCTGGTGAAGCCGAGGCTTGTATTAAAGCGGGAAGTGGTCGAATCGATATCGGCAATCGACTAGCCGTAATGCGGCTGGTCAAAGACCGTAAAGTCCCCAATCGACCTGAGCTGGCACCGCAGAAGCGGTTGGCGCGTTCTGAAgaggagcttttggaagacttACACGGTTGGGAACGATACGTGGATCCGGCTGACATAAAGCTGTTGGAAGAAGGGGGGGTGCCTCGATCATTTTTGAACGAAGCTCTCCGGGGAATTCGTTACACCAACCCCACTTTTGGGTCTCTCGACCTTGCTATACGCAGTGAAGCTATCCAGCCCGATCTAGCTGCAGGAGAGCTTTACAAGAACTTGGTCCAAGAATATGTTGCGACTCTAATTGAGTGCCTGTCTACACGTGATGATGTGGGTGAGCCGTACAAGAGTTTGCATTTTCCTGATGAACCAATCGATTTGAGTATCTTCGATGCTGAAGAAAAGCGACAAAAGGAACTAGAGGAAAGGCGAGCTAATCCAATCTAA
- a CDS encoding predicted protein produces the protein MSSPTFSNSATDKAHLQEFALKKHHAGCTGMFWRSDPTKQNKLASNDDWPRDGATLRGEVVEVSGQKWLLVSHIKQSNGGWKHAPVGAAMPFEYNNHYYLDAV, from the coding sequence ATGTCTTCTCCAACGTTCTCCAACtctgccacggacaaggcgCATCTACAGGAGTTTGCTTTGAAAAAGCATCACGCTGGATGCACTGGTATGTTCTGGAGGTCCGATCCCACGAAGCAAAACAAGCTGGCATCCAACGATGATTGGCCACGGGATGGTGCGACTTTGCGGGGTGAAGTGGTGGAAGTCAGTGGGCAGAAGTGGCTTCTGGTAAGCCACATTAAGCAATCGAACGGTGGGTGGAAGCACGCTCCGGTTGGAGCAGCAATGCCCTTCGAATACAACAATCATTACTATTTAGATGCGGTCTAA